The window TGATGAGGCAATTGTAATTGAGTCAATCAAATATATATTGCAAAAGAATTTTTCAAATATCGAGATAGAGACAGCATCAACAGGAGTTGAAGCTCTGCAAAAGTTAATATTTCAGAATTTTCACCTTGCTTTCATAGATATTCAAATGCCGGATATGAGCGGCATTGAGGTAATGGAGGAATATAGAAAAATAAGGAAAGAGAATTTGCCATTTTTTGTTATAATATCTGCACATGACAAGTTTGAATATGCCAGAAAATCTGTGGAACTTGGAGCATATTCTTATATTCTAAAGCCTTATTCAATTGCTGATATTGTGGATGTGACAAGAAAAGCATTTGACGAAATAGATAAGATTCTTTCAAAGCAGTTAGAAGAAATAGAGAGGAAAAAAAAGATAAAAGCTATGCAAAGCATAATTGAAAACGGGTTTGCTTTTTTGCTGCTCAATGGCAAGCTTTTTTCGGATTTCAGTATAAAACAGCTTGAACAAATCCTCGATGTTCAAAGTCTTAAAAGTGGATTTGTTGCAATTGTTAAAATATCCCAACAGAATGCAATAAACAGTATTGATTTGTTGAATGATATAAAAAACGAACTAAAATCAGCATTTTCGCACAGATGCGTTATCTCGTTTTTATCTGCAAACTCTCTCCTGTGCATTTTTACGTCAGAAGACCCAGACTATAAAAATGCTCTAAAAGACAGAATACTCAAAATTGCTAAGGCTAAGGTAGATAGCGATATAGAAGTTGGAATTAGCAGCCTTTCCAACCTATATGAAGA is drawn from Caldicellulosiruptor naganoensis and contains these coding sequences:
- a CDS encoding response regulator transcription factor, which encodes MMKILICDDEAIVIESIKYILQKNFSNIEIETASTGVEALQKLIFQNFHLAFIDIQMPDMSGIEVMEEYRKIRKENLPFFVIISAHDKFEYARKSVELGAYSYILKPYSIADIVDVTRKAFDEIDKILSKQLEEIERKKKIKAMQSIIENGFAFLLLNGKLFSDFSIKQLEQILDVQSLKSGFVAIVKISQQNAINSIDLLNDIKNELKSAFSHRCVISFLSANSLLCIFTSEDPDYKNALKDRILKIAKAKVDSDIEVGISSLSNLYEDFEDAFYESYSNLISESDDEVTDLYLDLELLEKKILNVLLKTSGFSQVQDQICELIKKYIEAYGSNQAKYKVILFVIQLLIEANVKENPRLMSVVEKFIKEITAEDAQKDIVQKSLDVIAAIVSEAALQKRSLSSNSIISQAVEYINNNFTKNISLEEMSKFLNVSPYYFSKIFKKSMGINFKKYLIKLKIEHAQKLLKETNMPIKEIAYEVGFDDPNYFIKAFKKYTGTTPATLRSSQK